The following are encoded in a window of Labrus bergylta chromosome 16, fLabBer1.1, whole genome shotgun sequence genomic DNA:
- the LOC109989227 gene encoding uncharacterized protein, producing the protein MPQPAQHPLTKVLLLWLTLLSIVQIVFITIFFTVGPHDRSQNCSAVASESAKLMKSNNAHLSPSENEHQLGKGKMLTFMSIGGGNRRMKWRSNNPSEGLISVQEDVLTIDRDGYYFLSLQVTLKDCNTIQFSKGEYVKVNMTLSNGSKSNALLEGRISTDTCTGFLARATKLSSDYHKVTIDVEATSTFMVDEKESLTHLDIIYISS; encoded by the exons ATGCCACAGCCTGCACAGCATCCGCTCACCAAAGTCCTCCTGCTTTGGCTCACCCTCCTCTCCATCGTCCAGATTGTCTTCATCACCATCTTCTTCACAGTTGGACCTCATGACAGG TCTCAGAACTGTAGCGCTGTAGCATCAGAATCCGCAAAGCTAATGAAGTCAAACAATGCACATTTG AGTCCTTCAGAGAATGAGCATCAACTGGGAAAGGGCAAAATGCTCACCTTCATGAGTATTGGAGGAG GTAACAGAAGAATGAAATGGCGATCAAACAATCCAAGTGAAGGCCTGATCTCAGTACAAGAGGACGTCCTAACCATAGATAGGGATGGATACTACTTCCTAAGTCTTCAGGTTACCTTGAAGGATTGTAATACAATTCAGTTCTCTAAAGGTGAATATGTCAAAGTCAATATGACATTGTCGAATGGATCTAAGTCCAACGCTCTTTTGGAGGGCCGGATTAGCACAGACACGTGCACAGGCTTCCTCGCCAGGGCAACAAAGCTCTCCTCAGACTATCATAAGGTCACCATAGACGTGGAAGCCACTTCCACGTTTATGGTGGACGAAAAGGAATCTCTTACCCACCTTGATATCATTTACATCTCGTCTTAA
- the tmed1a gene encoding transmembrane emp24 domain-containing protein 1a has protein sequence MKWTAHCKLRMMTVPAELCFLACLTVGLTLGSGPNKDIAFTFLLPAGSTECFYQTAENNCSMHIEYQVIAGSGLDVGFSIISPSGYRLVSDFRRSDGLHMVHPTDDGDYRLCFDNSFSKLSEKMVFFEVIINNQNNAGGAQDEWADVARTESLDYRLEDIRASMDSVYQHLERSRQLQAMLRAFETRDRYLLEDNLWRVSFWSCFSMLVMLTVAVSQIYTLRRLFDGTKRVCT, from the exons ATGAAGTGGACTGCGCACTGTAAGCTGAGGATGATGACTGTGCCGGCAGAGCTCTGTTTTCTGGCATGTTTAACTGTTGGCCTGACTTTGGGTTCGGGGCCAAACAAAGATATtgcctttacatttttattacctGCTGGAAGTACAGAGTGTTTTTACCAAACCGCAGAAAACAACTGCAGCATGCACATTGAATACCAG gTGATAGCTGGCTCAGGTTTGGATGTTGGCTTTAGCATCATCTCACCCAGTGGATACAGGCTGGTCTCTGACTTCAGGAGATCTGATGGCCTTCACAT GGTGCATCCTACAGATGATGGAGACTACAGGTTGTGTTTTGACAACAGCTTCAGTAAACTGTCAGAGAAGATGGTGTTCTTTGAGGTGATCATTAATAATCAGAACAACGCAGGTGGAGCCCAGGATGAGTGGGCAGACGTGGCCAGAACAGAGAGCCTGGACTACAGACTGGAGGACATCAGG GCGAGCATGGACTCGGTGTACCAGCACCTGGAGAGGAGCCGTCAGCTCCAGGCCATGCTGCGGGCCTTTGAGACCAGGGACCGCTACCTTCTGGAGGACAACCTGTGGCGAGTGTCCTTCTGGTCCTGCTTCAGCATGCTTGTCATGCTTACAGTCGCTGTCAGCCAAATCTACACCCTGCGACGCCTCTTTGATGGCACCAAGCGCGTGTGCACATAG
- the tnfsf14 gene encoding tumor necrosis factor ligand superfamily member 14: MPECGYPSPYVVDTHANRPPLPPRLSRKRQRLGAAQTLLFMLVSLALFGMFIEAYLIYHFHISEYATSGSSSKLIADVNSPTERPSDVLPSKPVAHLTGGQDVVHKSHIMAWSINADPTLYEMDYKDRCLVFQKEGYYHVYSKVYFFSSEPFEHSIHWRTKRYKGKSIPLLSSTTHPESSHRKKGRYHSFNSDQKSNSYLGGVFHFYKDDAIFVHVSNSSQIVRSKPFENIFGAFMI, translated from the exons ATGCCAGAGTGCGGCTATCCGTCACCATATGTGGTGGACACCCATGCCAACCGGCCTCCATTGCCACCCAGGCTGAGCCGAAAGAGACAGCGTCTTGGGGCGGCACAGACCCTGTTGTTCATGCTGGTGAGCCTGGCCTTGTTTGGCATGTTCATCGAAGCCTACTTAATCTACCACTTCCACATTTCTGAATAT GCCACCTCAGGATCGTCCTCCAAGCTCATTGCAG ATGTGAACTCTCCCACTGAGAGGCCCAGCGATGTTCTTCCTTCCAAACCTGTCGCACATCTGACAG GTGGACAGGATGTAGTTCATAAGAGTCACATCATGGCATGGAGCATTAACGCAGACCCAACCCTTTATGAGATGGACTACAAAGACAGATGTCTTGTCTTTCAGAAGGAGGGTTATTACCACGTCTACTCCAAGGTTTACTTTTTCAGCAGTGAGCCATTCGAACACTCCATTCATTGGAGAACCAAACGGTACAAAGGGAAAAGtattcccctcctctcctccacaaCACACCCGGAATCCTCCCACAGGAAGAAGGGCAGATATCACAGTTTTAACAGTGATCAGAAATCCAACAGTTACCTGGGCGGAGTGTTTCACTTCTACAAAGATGACGCCATTTTTGTTCATGTGAGCAACTCCTCTCAAATAGTGAGATCGAAACCCTTTGAGAACATCTTTGGTGCATTTATGATATAA